The DNA window ACTATTTCAGCCTGGAAGTCAAAAGGAATTATTCCATCTGCGAATTGTATAGCACCACTTGCTGAATTTTTAGGGGTGTCTGTTGATTATTTAATATACGGAAAAGAAATAAC is part of the Clostridia bacterium genome and encodes:
- a CDS encoding helix-turn-helix transcriptional regulator encodes the protein MTIAERVFTLAKQQMKTQGDIAKAIGVRQATISAWKSKGIIPSANCIAPLAEFLGVSVDYLIYGKEIT